From the genome of Pseudomonas migulae:
CTCGGTGGTGCATGCCCTGGTGCCGCCGCACCCGGCGGCGATGCTCGCAGTGCAGGTGTATGGGGCGTCGGTCGGGCAGACCTTGATGTACGCGATTCTGATCGGCATTCCGACCGCGATCATCGCCGGTCCGCTGTACGCCAAGTTCATCGTGCCGCGCATTCAGCTGCCGGCGGAAAACCCGCTGGAGCGCCAGTTCCTCGAGCGCGAACCACGCGACAGCCTGCCGGGCTTCGGCATCACCATGGCGACCATTCTGTTGCCGGTGGTGCTGATGCTGATCGGTGGCTGGGCCAACCTGATTTCCACGCCGGGCAGCGGCTTCAACCAGTTTTTGCTGTTCATCGGCAACTCGGTGATCGCCTTGCTGCTGGCAACCTTGCTGAGCTTCTGGACCCTCGGCATCGCCCAGGGCTTCAACCGCGAATCGATCCTCAAGTTCACCAACGAATGCCTGACGCCGACCGCCAGCATCACCCTGCTGGTCGGTGCCGGCGGCGGGTTGAACCGGATCCTGGTGGACGCCGGGGTCACTGACCAGATCGTCAGCCTGGCCCATGAATTTCACCTGTCGCCGCTGCTCATGGGCTGGCTGTTCGCGGCGCTGATGCGCATCGCCACCGGCTCCGCCACCGTGGCCATGACCACCGCGTCGGGGATTGTGGCGCCGGTGGCCATTGGTCTGGGCTATCCGCATCCGGAGTTGCTGGTGCTGGCGACGGGCGCGGGGTCGGTTATCTTTTCCCACGTCAACGACGGCGGCTTCTGGTTGATCAAGGAATACTTCAACATGAGCGTCGCCCAGACCTTCAAGACCTGGACCGTGCTGGAGACCATCATTTCGGTGGTCGCCTTCGCGTTGACCGTGGGTCTTTCCTACCTGATTTAACCGGAGCCGCCTGCCATGGACATCCTCTATCAGATCCGCGCCCGTCAGGATTCCTTCAGCGCGGGCGAAGGACGCATCGCTCGGCTGATGCTCGACGACGTAGGGTTTGCCTCTGCCGCCAGCCTCGACGAGCTGGCGCTGAGAGCGGAAGTCAGCACCGCCACGCTGTCGCGCTTCGCCCGCACCGTGGGTTGCCGCGACTTGCGGGACTTGCGCCTGCAACTGGCTCAGGCCAGCGGCGTCGGCAGTCGTTTTCTCGACCCGGCGGGCACGCCCGATCAGTCGGCGTTTTACGGGCAGATCGTCGGCGATATCGAGTCCACATTGCGCCAGCATCTGTCGGCGTTCGACGAGTCGCGTTTCGCTGATGCAGTGAAGCTGCTGGGCAAGGCGCGGATGATTCACGCATTCGGCATGGGCGGTTGCTCGACCCTGTGCAGCGATGAACTGCAAGTGCGACTGGTACGATTCGGCTACCCGATCTCAGCGTGCCACGACCCGGTAATGATGCGTGTCACTGCCGCCAGCCTAGGTGCGGAACACGCGGTTATCGTGTGTTCGCTGACCGGCATCACCCCTGAATTGCTCGAAGCCGTCGCACTGGCGCGCAACTACGGCGCACGGATTGTCGCCATCACCCGGGCCGATTCGCCGCTGGCGCAATTGGCCGATGTGCTGCTGCCGCTGCAAGGCGTCGAAACCTCCTTCATCTACAAACCCACGGCGGCGCGCTACGGCATGCTGCTGGCCATCGACGTGCTTGCCACCGAGCTGGCGCTGGCCAATCCTGAAGACAATCAAGAACGTCTGCGGCGGATCAAACTCGCCCTCGACGATTACCGCGGCGGCGACGATCATTTGCCGCTGGGAGACTGACATGATGTACGACACGCTGATTCGCAACGCCTTGATCATCGATGGCAGCAACACCCCCGGTTACCCCGCTGACGTGGCGATTCTGAACGGACGCATCGAGCGCATCGGCGACTTGCACGACGCCACCGCCATCGAAGAAATCGACGCCGCCGGCCGTGTACTCGCGCCGGGTTTCATCGACGTGCACACCCACGACGACACGGTGGTGATCCGCCAGCCGCAGATGCTGCCCAAGCTCAGCCAGGGCGTGACCACCGTCATTGTCGGTAACTGCGGGATCAGTGCTTCGCCGGTGAGTCTGAAAGGTGATCCGCCCGATCCGATGAACCTGCTCGGCACCTCGGCAGCCTTTGTTTATCCGAGATTCAGCGACTACCGCGCGGCGGTCGAAGCGGCGAATACCACGCTGAATGTCGCCGCATTGGTGGGCCACACCGCATTGCGCAGCAATCACCTCGACGACCTGTTCCGCACGGCCACGCCGGATGAAATCAGCGCGATGCGCGAGCAACTGCGCGAAAGTCTTGAAGCCGGCGCGTTGGGTTTATCCACCGGCCTGGCGTACGCCAGCGCCTTCTCGGCGTCCACCGATGAAGTGATGCAACTGACCGAAGAACTGACGGCATTTGGCGCGGTGTACACCACCCATTTGCGCAGCGAATTCGAGCCGGTGCTGGAGGCCATGGACGAGGCGTTCCAGATCGGTCGCCATGCGAAATCACCGGTGATCATTTCCCACCTCAAATGTGCCGGCGCGGGGAACTGGGGACGCAGTCCGCAACTGTTGGCTTCGCTCGAAGAAGCGGCGAAAACCCACCCGGTGGGCTGCGATTGTTATCCCTACGCGGCGAGCTCTTCGACTCTGGACCTCAAGCAAGTCACCGACGCCCACCGCATCACCATCACCTGGTCCACGCCGCACCCGGAACTGGGCGGTCTCGACCTGATGGACATCGCTGCCGAATGGGGCGTGCCACTGCTCGAAGCCGCCCGCCGACTGCAACCGGCCGGCGCGGTGTATTACGGAATGGACGAGCACGATGTGCGAAGAATCCTCGCGCATCCGCTGTCGATGGTCGGCTCTGACGGACTGCCGGAAGACCCGTTCCCGCATCCGCGCCTGTGGGGCGCATTCCCACGGGTGCTTGGACATTTCAGTCGCGATGTCGGACTGTTTCCGCTGCACACGGCGGTGCACAAAATGACCGGGTTGTCCGCGGCGCGATTCGGCTTGAAACAGCGAGGTGAAATCCGTGAAGGGCATTGGGCGGACCTGGTGCTGTTCGATCCTGCGACCATTCGCGATGTCGCGGATTTCAATGATCCGCAACGGGCAGCGGAAGGCATCGACGGCGTGTGGGTCAACGGTGTGTTGAGTTACAGCGAAGGGCAGGCGAATGGCAGAAGGGAAGGGCGGTTTCTGGCGCGGGAAGGGGATTTGCGTGACGGGTTTCAGTGAGCATTCCGAGCGCTGCGTCACAGTGATGGCACATTGCAATTAAAGAAAGCCATCGCCAAGCCGAAGCGCTGACACCAGCCCAGCTACACTCTGGGCCTTTCCAGTTTGGGAGCAACTTCATGAGCTTCGGCAAAACCACCCCGATCCTGCGGATTTTCGACGAAAACAAGGCCGTGGAGTTCTACGTCGACTTCCTTGGTTTCAAGATCGACTGGCAGCATCGTTTCGAGCCGAATTTTCCGTTGTACATGCAAGTCTCCCGCGGTGAATGTGTGCTGCATTTGTCCGAGCACCACGGCGACAGCACACCGGGTTCGGCATTGCGCATCGAGACCGATGAGCTGGAGGCGTTTCAGCAACAGTTGCTGGCCAAGGAATACAAGTTTTCGCACCCACAGATTCAGGCAATGCCGTGGGGCAGCCAGGACATGACCATCGCCGATCCGTTCGGGAATCGGTTGGTGTTTACTAATGCGATTAGTGTTTGAAGCCACTCGGCAGTTTCGTAGTTATTGGTGATGTGCGATGTGTTAGCCTCAATCAATGATTTCATTGATTGCAGGAGGCGTCATGGCCAGCATCACTATTCGAAACCTTGACGATCAGGTCAAAGAACAACTGCGCATCGCTGCAGCCCACAACGGGCATTCGATGGAAGAAGAGGCTCGCCTGATTTTAGGTCGAGCCTTATCTACCGTTGATCGCGCTGGGGGGCTCGGAAGCCGGATTAGTAAAAGATTCAGCGCTACCGGTGGAATTGATCTCGATCTTCCACCCCGTCACGAGAAAGCAACCGCGGTGGATTGCTCCGAATGATAGTGCTCGATACCAATGTTCTTTCAGAGTTCATGCGGGTCGAGCCTGACGCTCAAGTGCTTGCTTGGGTTGATGCACAACCGGCGATGGAGCTGGCAATCAGTGCTGTCACCGTGGCAGAAATTCTCCACGGCATTGCCCGGCTTCCATTTGGCAAACGCAAACAGAAACTTGAATCTCATGCGATGGCAATGTTCGAAGAGGACTTTGTCGGACGGATTTTACCTTTTGATGCTCATGCTGCGGTGGAGTACGCGGCGTTGGTAGCTGGCTGTGAAGTTAATGGTCGGACCGCGTCGATGGCCGATGCGCAGATTGCCGCAATCTGCCGAAGTCACGGCGTTCCGATTGCCACCCGTAATGTCCGGGACTTTGAGTTTCCTGGCATTGAGGTAATCAATCCGTGGCAGGCCTGAATGCTTTTGGTGACAGGTAGATAGCCTTCGCGGGCAAGCCCGCTCCCACAAGGTTTCATGTGTGCCGCAGAAAGTGGCATCGACACAAAACCCGTGGGAGCGGGCTTGCTCGCGAATGGGCCTTTCATTCACCGCAAAGTGAGTGTCAAACCCGGAAGTGACTCACCATCATCTGCAACTGATTGCCCAACCGCGCCAGTTCAACACTGGACTTAGCGGTTTCATCGCTCGCGGCGGCGGTCTGCTCCGACACGTCGCGCACGTTGATGATGCTGCGGCTGATCTCTTCGGCTACGGCGCTTTGCTGCTCGGCAGCGGCAGCGATCTGCTGGTTCATCGACTGGATGTTGGACACCGTGCGGGTGATGTTTTCCAGTGATACACCGGCCTTGCGGGTCAGGGCGACGCTGCTGTCGGTGAGGGCGCGGCTGTTGTTCATCACCGTCGACACTTGTTGCGTGCCGTTCTGCAGACCCGCTACCAGGCCTTCGATTTCCTCGGTGGATTTCTGCGTGCGCTGGGCCAGGCCACGGACTTCGTCGGCGACCACGGCAAAACCACGACCGGCTTCACCGGCACGGGCGGCTTCGATGGCGGCGTTGAGCGCCAGAAGGTTGGTCTGTTCGGCGACGGCCTTGATCACGTCCATGACGCTGCCGATCTTGTCGCTTTCCTGTTGCAGCACGCTCATGGCTTCGGTGGAGCGCGCCACTTCGCTGGCCAGACGTTCGATCTGGGCGATGGCTTCGTTGACCACCTTGTCACCTTCGCGGGCTTCACCGTCTGCAGCGGCTGCGGCTTGCGAGGCTTCTTCGGCGTTGCGCGCGACTTCCTGCACGGTGGCCGTCATTTCATGCATGGCGGTGGCCACTTGATCGGTCTCGATCTTCTGGCTATTCACGCCGGCGCTGGTCTGCCCGGTCACGGCCGACAGTTCTTCGGCAGCGCTGGCGATCTGGGTCACGCCGTCGCGGATGCCGCTGATCAAGTCGCGCAGGGTCACGCCCATGCGCGCGATGCCTTGCTGCAACACACCGAGTTCGTCGCGGCGAGTCACCTTGACGTCCTGGGACAGGTCGCCGCTGGCGATGCGTTCAACCACGGCCAACGTGTCGCGCAGCGGTCCGGTGATCTGACGGGTGATGATCACGGCGGCGATGACGCCCACCAGCAACGCCAGTAAGGTGCTGATCAGTTGCAGGGTGCGGGCCTGCGCGCTTTCGGCGTCACGGCGATCGAGCTGGATCTGATACAGCTGCTCGCTGAGGGTGACGATGGCGGCGCCCTGGTCAGTCATTTCCTTGCGTGCCTGCACCGCCTCGCTGCTCGCGGTTTTATAGGCCTGCAAAGCGCTGCGGTAATTGCTCAATGCCGTTTCCAGCTGACGCAGGTTGTCCAGCTCAGTGTCGGCGAAATGCACATTCAGTTGTTTCAGGCTGGCGATGGCCGCGTCCAGTTGGCCGATGGCTTTCTGCTCGGTTTCGGCGTTGGTGGTCGCGGTGTAGCCGCGCACTTCGTAGCGGGCCAGCAGGAACGCTTCCTTGGCGGCCGTGATGGCCTGGAATTGTTCGAAACGCTGGTCGCTCAATGGCATTTGCTGCACGTGGGTACTGATGACGTTGATCAGCGTATTCGCGGTTTCCGCGTTGGCACCCATGGCATCGCGCGCGCTGTTACCGGTGCGGTAGGCGCTGCGCATTTTGTTCAGGGACGCTTTGTAGGCCTCGATGACAGCGCCTTGCTCTTCGAGCAGCTTGAGGTTTTCCGGGCTCTTGAATTTCACCAGCAGCGCTTGCTGTTGGGCAGAGAACGCATCAAGAGTGGTCTGTACATTCTGTGCGGCGGTTTCGTCGCCGTTGGTCAGCATGTATTGCAGGCGAACCACGCGCAGTTTGGTCAGGCCGGCATTGAGCTGGGTGATGTCGCTCATCCAGTTGCTGCGGTCAATCAAGCCGCCCAGGCTTGTCCAGCCGGTCAGGGCGAGGACGCAGGTCAGTGCCAGGACCAGGCCAAACCCCAGGCCCAGTTTCATGTTCACGCTGATGTTGCCGAACCAGCTATTCATCAAATTCCTCCAGGAACGTTGCGCTTTTGGTCGTCGGTTGGCTGGAAGATTGTTGTTTTTGGTAGCCAAGGATAGGTAGCAGGTCTGTATCGGCAGCAATAACGAGAGCTGAAAGGATTTTGTCGGAGCGATGTGTAACAAGGTTTTTGAGGGCGGATTAAGCTTTTTTTCACATCGGTTTCACCGCTAGCGGACGCCGGGCTCTCTACCCTCGCGGCATCGAATCAAGTGATGCATGCCGGTGAGGCGGCCTGATGTGGAACTGAGACTGAGTCTGTTCGGGGTAACGCGCTCGATTGATCTGAGCCGCTTTGCCCGCTATCGAAATACCGCGGTCGTACTGGCCTCGGCGCTGCTGGTGATTCCGCTGACGGTCTGGCTGTTGCGGCCTGCCGCTGTGCCAGACCTGGCCCACGGCAATGTCGCCGGCGCCCAGGCGTTACAGACCGGCTGGGCCAACGGCGACATGATTGTGCTGGTGCGTCATGTCGAGCGTTGCGATCACTCCAAAGCTGCGTGCCTGAGTGGCAATGACGGCATCACAGATCGCTCGCGAAGCGTCGCGGTCAATGTCGGCGCACAGTTCGAGCAACTGGGGCTGGACAGGGCAGACATCTACAACAGCCCGATGATTCGTACCGCACAGACCGCCAGCTATATGTTCAACAAGGTGGGCGTCGATGAAGACTGGTTGATCAGCTGCAAGGGCACGATGCTGCGCGATGCCCTGGCGCACAAAGTGGCAGGTCGCAATCTGATTCTGGTGACGCACAGCGAATGCATGGCGCAGGTTGAGAAAGACCTCAAGTTGCCGACTGCCAATCTCGGTTATGGCGCCTCTTTGTTTATCTCCGCCGCCACGCCCCAGGCACCACACATGCTCGGTTTTATCGAAGCTTCCGACTGGCGCACGATGACCACACAATGAAAAAGTCCATACGCTTTTACTGCTTCAATTTTGGTATTCCTCTGGCTTGCGCGGCGATGGTTTTCCTGTTGTTCGATATGACAAAAATCGACATCGCGTTCAGTAATCTGTTTTTTGATCCGGTGACCCAGACCTTTCCGCTCGATCAGGTTCACTTCTTTGAAAAGCTCACCCACAAGTGGGCGCGCATCATTCCGAACTGGACCGCTGAAATCGCTTTGATCGGCGCGATGCTGTCGTTTGCCTGGCCGTTGATCAACCCGCAAAAGTATCCGCGTCTGGGCCGTTTCCTGGAGCGGTGCAAGGCTGCCCCGGTGCTGCGTTTTACCCACGACCATCGTCGGGACTTTCTGTTTGTGGTGTTCGCGTTTGCCATTTGCACCGGCGTGATTCATTTCCTCAAGGCGCACACCAGCGTGTATTGCCCGATTGAAACGACTCTCTACGGCGGGAAAATTGCCCATATGGAGTGGTACAGCAACTTCCAGTTGTTCAAGGAAGCCGGCGATGGCCGCTGCTGGCCGGGCGGGCATGCTTCGGGCGGGTTCACCATGCTTGCGCTGTACTTTGTGGCGCGCCGTTATCGCTGGCGCTATTCGAAAGCGCTGATGTACGGCTCGCTGCTGCTCGGTTTCGTCTACGGCACGACGCGGGTCCTGCAAGGCTGGCACTACATGTCCCATACCTTCTGGGCCGGGATCTTCGTGTGGCTGGCGTGTTTGCTGACGGCCTTGGCCTTTTACGGGCGAGCGCGCCTGGAACTGCCGGTGCAGCAGAAACAGGAAGAGCCGGTGGTTTTAATCCAGTCGACCAGCCTTTCCTGAAGGCAAAAAAAGCCCGCGGGAGGGCGGGCAAACCGTAGTTTCTTGAATGAGCGAGGGCAATGTACCGGTTGGCGAGGCGTGATGGGGTGAAGAAAGTTTTATGTGGCGCAAAGGCCAGCGCATTTTGACGTCGCCAAAATGTTACGTATGCCATACATTCAGATGTAAATGTTACGGTATCGGAACATGGACCACGCTCTACTTATCTCGCGCCTTGGCAGACAGATACGCGAAAAGCGTATGAATCGTGGTATCACCCAAGCGCAATTAGCCGAACTCGCCGGGCTGACGCGACAAAAAGTCATTGCCGTCGAGAAGGGCGCTCTCTCTGTGAGTATGATGGCTTACGCGCGGGTTTTAGGCGCTCTGGAGTGTGAGCTCAAGGTCATTCCAGCGGCCATGCCGACGCTGGAAGAACTTGGGGAACTGTTCTGAATGAAAATGACTTCGCTCATCGTCAACACCCCGGAAGGCTATAGCGGGCGCGTCCTCACCAGCGCGGCGGATTTCGTTTTTCGTTATGACGCAGAAGCAATGCACGGTGAAGCAGTCAGTTTGATTGACGCGAGATTTGCCAAGCCAATATGCAAGGCGCGATAGCAAGAAACAAAAAAGCCCGACACTTGGTCGGGCTTCACTTACAGCAATATCACTTAACCGCGTTTAGCTTCAGCTTCCATCATCACCAGATTTTGCTGTTTGGTAGCTTCGGTCAGCACTTCACTGTAGACACGTTTTTTCTGATCTGATTTTGCGTTGCGAATAAAGTCGGCAAAAGGGCTTTTGGCACCCTTGCTAAGGCCTAGCTTGATCGAAATCATTGATGTGCTCCTGATTCTAACCCGAGCATGGCCATTAAATCGGCTCGCGTGTAACGCTCAGGGATATGGTAGTCAATTTTATCGACCCCAGCTTTGTAGAGGCGTCCTGAATTATCGATATGCTTGAGCAGCAAATCCACATGGACGTCGCCTCCATACTCTAGCTTAAGCGTATTCACTACGTCACGTGCGGCAAAATACTGATCGATAAAATGCTGTGCTTGGATTCTTCTTCCTTCAGCCTCTTCGCGGGCTTTGACAAATTCCCATGCGAGGAGCGGATTCTGGTAGACGTAAAGAATTTGCACGAATCTACCTTTGCGCAGGGATCTCTCCACGTTCCTCCTCGCCACCTCAATATTGGAAAGCGTTCCATCCAGGACAAAAGACTGTCTTTGGTCGAACGCTAGATCCAGAATTTTATCCACCAAAATTGACACTCCGCTTTGGAAAATCCAAGCGTTTCCTCCCGCATAGTCATCAAATTCGCTGCGGAGCTCATCAGGATCAATTCTTAGGATCGCAGTGTCAGCAAAGAGATTTACTAGAGCGATTGACGCCTCTGTCTTTCCTGCTCCAGGTGAGCCAGCCATGAATACTGAAACAGGCTCCTGCTCTGGTGGATATATGGAAATATCGGTCCTTTGTCAGGCTATGGTTTTCTTCTTCGATCGTGCGAAGGTGAGGGCTT
Proteins encoded in this window:
- a CDS encoding N-acyl-D-amino-acid deacylase family protein, with the protein product MMYDTLIRNALIIDGSNTPGYPADVAILNGRIERIGDLHDATAIEEIDAAGRVLAPGFIDVHTHDDTVVIRQPQMLPKLSQGVTTVIVGNCGISASPVSLKGDPPDPMNLLGTSAAFVYPRFSDYRAAVEAANTTLNVAALVGHTALRSNHLDDLFRTATPDEISAMREQLRESLEAGALGLSTGLAYASAFSASTDEVMQLTEELTAFGAVYTTHLRSEFEPVLEAMDEAFQIGRHAKSPVIISHLKCAGAGNWGRSPQLLASLEEAAKTHPVGCDCYPYAASSSTLDLKQVTDAHRITITWSTPHPELGGLDLMDIAAEWGVPLLEAARRLQPAGAVYYGMDEHDVRRILAHPLSMVGSDGLPEDPFPHPRLWGAFPRVLGHFSRDVGLFPLHTAVHKMTGLSAARFGLKQRGEIREGHWADLVLFDPATIRDVADFNDPQRAAEGIDGVWVNGVLSYSEGQANGRREGRFLAREGDLRDGFQ
- a CDS encoding histidine phosphatase family protein, with translation MELRLSLFGVTRSIDLSRFARYRNTAVVLASALLVIPLTVWLLRPAAVPDLAHGNVAGAQALQTGWANGDMIVLVRHVERCDHSKAACLSGNDGITDRSRSVAVNVGAQFEQLGLDRADIYNSPMIRTAQTASYMFNKVGVDEDWLISCKGTMLRDALAHKVAGRNLILVTHSECMAQVEKDLKLPTANLGYGASLFISAATPQAPHMLGFIEASDWRTMTTQ
- a CDS encoding MurR/RpiR family transcriptional regulator, with translation MDILYQIRARQDSFSAGEGRIARLMLDDVGFASAASLDELALRAEVSTATLSRFARTVGCRDLRDLRLQLAQASGVGSRFLDPAGTPDQSAFYGQIVGDIESTLRQHLSAFDESRFADAVKLLGKARMIHAFGMGGCSTLCSDELQVRLVRFGYPISACHDPVMMRVTAASLGAEHAVIVCSLTGITPELLEAVALARNYGARIVAITRADSPLAQLADVLLPLQGVETSFIYKPTAARYGMLLAIDVLATELALANPEDNQERLRRIKLALDDYRGGDDHLPLGD
- a CDS encoding methyl-accepting chemotaxis protein, encoding MGVTLRDLISGIRDGVTQIASAAEELSAVTGQTSAGVNSQKIETDQVATAMHEMTATVQEVARNAEEASQAAAAADGEAREGDKVVNEAIAQIERLASEVARSTEAMSVLQQESDKIGSVMDVIKAVAEQTNLLALNAAIEAARAGEAGRGFAVVADEVRGLAQRTQKSTEEIEGLVAGLQNGTQQVSTVMNNSRALTDSSVALTRKAGVSLENITRTVSNIQSMNQQIAAAAEQQSAVAEEISRSIINVRDVSEQTAAASDETAKSSVELARLGNQLQMMVSHFRV
- a CDS encoding FitA-like ribbon-helix-helix domain-containing protein, whose translation is MASITIRNLDDQVKEQLRIAAAHNGHSMEEEARLILGRALSTVDRAGGLGSRISKRFSATGGIDLDLPPRHEKATAVDCSE
- a CDS encoding phosphatase PAP2 family protein, producing MKKSIRFYCFNFGIPLACAAMVFLLFDMTKIDIAFSNLFFDPVTQTFPLDQVHFFEKLTHKWARIIPNWTAEIALIGAMLSFAWPLINPQKYPRLGRFLERCKAAPVLRFTHDHRRDFLFVVFAFAICTGVIHFLKAHTSVYCPIETTLYGGKIAHMEWYSNFQLFKEAGDGRCWPGGHASGGFTMLALYFVARRYRWRYSKALMYGSLLLGFVYGTTRVLQGWHYMSHTFWAGIFVWLACLLTALAFYGRARLELPVQQKQEEPVVLIQSTSLS
- a CDS encoding glyoxalase superfamily protein, yielding MSFGKTTPILRIFDENKAVEFYVDFLGFKIDWQHRFEPNFPLYMQVSRGECVLHLSEHHGDSTPGSALRIETDELEAFQQQLLAKEYKFSHPQIQAMPWGSQDMTIADPFGNRLVFTNAISV
- a CDS encoding GntT/GntP/DsdX family permease, which encodes MTLSFGYWLLVYAAIAIIALIVLIARYRLNPFIVITLVSIGLALLAGMPPSGVVGAYEAGVGKTLGHIALVVALGTMLGKMMAESGGAEQVARTLIDRFGEKNAHWAMVCIAFLVGLPLFFEVGFVLLVPIAFTVARRVGVSILMVGLPMVAGLSVVHALVPPHPAAMLAVQVYGASVGQTLMYAILIGIPTAIIAGPLYAKFIVPRIQLPAENPLERQFLEREPRDSLPGFGITMATILLPVVLMLIGGWANLISTPGSGFNQFLLFIGNSVIALLLATLLSFWTLGIAQGFNRESILKFTNECLTPTASITLLVGAGGGLNRILVDAGVTDQIVSLAHEFHLSPLLMGWLFAALMRIATGSATVAMTTASGIVAPVAIGLGYPHPELLVLATGAGSVIFSHVNDGGFWLIKEYFNMSVAQTFKTWTVLETIISVVAFALTVGLSYLI
- a CDS encoding type II toxin-antitoxin system VapC family toxin, whose amino-acid sequence is MIVLDTNVLSEFMRVEPDAQVLAWVDAQPAMELAISAVTVAEILHGIARLPFGKRKQKLESHAMAMFEEDFVGRILPFDAHAAVEYAALVAGCEVNGRTASMADAQIAAICRSHGVPIATRNVRDFEFPGIEVINPWQA
- a CDS encoding helix-turn-helix transcriptional regulator, coding for MDHALLISRLGRQIREKRMNRGITQAQLAELAGLTRQKVIAVEKGALSVSMMAYARVLGALECELKVIPAAMPTLEELGELF